From Polyodon spathula isolate WHYD16114869_AA chromosome 26, ASM1765450v1, whole genome shotgun sequence, one genomic window encodes:
- the LOC121301038 gene encoding mast cell protease 1A-like has translation MKPLTLLLGFTALLLSLTDAASFDSGIINGKKAKVNSLSYMASIQMNGKHKCGGFLIRNNFVMTAAHCNVSGNSLSVVLGPHNLNDVQDSQRFSVASFTRHNKYTGKPLQNDIMLLQLKPPVKLNKKMKLATLPKKEKQLKNGTKCIVAGWGVTKTEKPTTANLQVVDVTVVDKEECKKVWNKFKTEITAEMICAGGYKTDKGACQGDSGGPLMCNGVATGIVSFNRGGNCNYPDVPNVYTSISSYLPWIKKILKKAN, from the exons ATGAAGCCTCTGACCCTCCTGCTGGGCTTCACagctctcctgctctctctcacaGATGCCG CGTCTTTCGATTCAGGGATCATCAATGGAAAAAAGGCTAAGGTTAATTCTCTGAGTTACATGGCATCTATACAGATGAATGGAAAGCACAAATGTGGAGGATTTCTGATCAGAAATAACTTTGTGATGACTGCAGCCCACTGTAACGTCAG TGGCAACAGCCTTAGTGTTGTTCTGGGGCCCCATAACCTCAATGACGTTCAGGATTCTCAGAGGTTCTCTGTGGCGTCCTTCACCAGACACAACAAGTATACCGGGAAACCTCTTCAAAACGACATCATGCTCCTTCAG CTTAAACCCCCAGTTAAACTGAACAAAAAGATGAAACTGGCCACTCTcccaaaaaaagagaaacagctAAAGAATGGAACCAAATGCATCGTAGCAGGATGGGGTGTGACCAAAACTGAGAAACCGACAACCGCCAACCTGCAGGTCGTTGATGTGACTGTAGTGGACAAAGAAGAGTGCAAAAAGGTGTGGAATAAATTCAAAACCGAAATAACGGCTGAGATGATCTGTGCTGGAGGCTATAAAACAGACAAGGGCGCTTGtcag GGGGATTCGGGCGGTCCTTTGATGTGCAATGGAGTAGCAACAGGAATCGTTTCGTTTAATCGTGGTGGAAACTGCAACTATCCAGATGTTCCAAATGTTTACACAAGCATTTCCAGCTACCTGCCCTGGatcaagaagattttgaaaaaagCAAACTGA